In Argiope bruennichi chromosome X1, qqArgBrue1.1, whole genome shotgun sequence, a single window of DNA contains:
- the LOC129958947 gene encoding uncharacterized protein LOC129958947 encodes MALRMLGLSFSMISMKPILVFLITMLIADAFCQQLEAYMAIKGIHKFSRIKKKLKDKKFVLYGLGAAVSSVKGAVAGVVSKPLKLIGVVLGPLGTPFKVAGKALKAKSVAEKAKSLALTVKKLSRDSVRYG; translated from the coding sequence gtATGAAACCAATCTTGGTTTTTTTGATCACCATGTTAATCGCGGATGCTTTCTGTCAACAGTTGGAAGCTTATATGGCCATAAAAGGTATACATAAATTCTCACGCATCAAAAAGAAGCTTAAAGATAAGAAATTTGTATTGTACGGATTAGGAGCTGCTGTTAGTTCCGTCAAAGGTGCCGTTGCCGGCGTTGTGAGCAAACCGCTGAAGCTCATTGGAGTTGTCCTAGGCCCACTGGGCACTCCTTTCAAAGTAGCAGGAAAAGCACTAAAGGCCAAATCTGTTGCAGAAAAAGCGAAATCTCTAGCCTTAACAGTGAAAAAATTATCTAGAGATTCTGTCCGTTACggataa